A single Xylanimonas cellulosilytica DSM 15894 DNA region contains:
- a CDS encoding TadE family protein: MIRLRRPRPVDDPERGSGSIEAAIVVPALGAFIVLLIFAGRVAVAHQSLQSAAAEGARAASMERTGDAAVQRAQDVVAATLANQGLRCSSTSVEVDADGFTAPVGTPASVTVTVTCHVDLTDLMVPLPGNRTITAAVTSPIDQWRQR, from the coding sequence GTGATCCGGCTCCGGCGCCCGCGGCCCGTCGACGATCCCGAGCGTGGCTCGGGGTCCATCGAGGCGGCCATCGTCGTGCCCGCGCTCGGCGCGTTCATCGTGCTGCTCATCTTCGCCGGGCGGGTCGCGGTGGCCCATCAGTCCCTGCAGTCGGCCGCGGCCGAGGGCGCGCGGGCCGCGTCCATGGAACGCACGGGCGACGCCGCCGTCCAGCGCGCCCAGGACGTCGTCGCGGCAACGCTCGCGAACCAAGGACTCCGGTGCTCGTCGACCTCCGTGGAGGTCGACGCCGACGGGTTCACGGCACCGGTGGGCACGCCGGCGTCGGTCACGGTGACGGTCACGTGTCACGTCGACCTGACCGACCTGATGGTGCCGCTGCCAGGGAACCGCACCATCACGGCTGCGGTCACCAGCCCCATCGACCAGTGGCGGCAGCGATGA
- a CDS encoding TadE/TadG family type IV pilus assembly protein: protein MSTTRPPASGRRRWDWSDDRGSHSIEMVILLPVLFALMFVGVQAVLYYYARSIAGAAAQEGARVAAAYEATLADGIASATAAAEEVGWDDAITDASITGSRDAELATVVVTGHALSVIPGWSPTITQSASIPVERVVAP, encoded by the coding sequence ATGTCAACGACCAGGCCTCCGGCATCAGGTAGGCGCCGCTGGGACTGGTCGGACGACCGCGGCTCGCACTCCATCGAGATGGTCATCCTGCTGCCTGTCCTGTTCGCGCTGATGTTCGTCGGCGTCCAGGCCGTCCTGTACTACTACGCGCGCTCCATCGCCGGGGCGGCCGCGCAGGAGGGCGCGCGCGTCGCCGCGGCCTACGAGGCGACCCTCGCCGACGGCATCGCCTCGGCGACGGCCGCTGCCGAGGAGGTCGGCTGGGACGACGCGATCACGGACGCGTCGATCACCGGGTCCCGGGACGCGGAGCTCGCCACGGTCGTCGTCACCGGGCACGCACTCTCCGTGATCCCCGGGTGGTCGCCCACGATCACACAGTCCGCGTCCATCCCCGTCGAGAGAGTGGTCGCACCGTGA
- a CDS encoding membrane protein produces the protein MSAGLLTAMLAGALLCGGLAALVMRLFPAQHVALDDAFARITPTTATASAAPSADVTRKDRFGAWALRTMPPALWVRTPVRELALLQIPVTRFYADKLIVAGLGLIAVPAATALYAAMGLRLPVTIPAVASLALAALLFFTPNAAVARDAKQARGQFRRALALYLDLVAVERRSGAGVRPAMEAAADVADSWVFRRLGEVLRRTQWSGQPPWDALEQMADELGLPELKDFADIVGLSATQGAAAYDHLRARSAALRSAILSEDLTAANNIGERMAIPSSLLGVIFMALLIAPAVLRMALPT, from the coding sequence ATGAGCGCCGGGCTGCTGACCGCCATGCTCGCGGGAGCGCTGCTGTGCGGTGGGCTCGCCGCGCTCGTCATGCGCCTGTTCCCCGCCCAGCACGTCGCCCTCGACGACGCCTTCGCGCGGATCACCCCGACGACGGCCACGGCGTCGGCGGCGCCGTCGGCGGACGTGACCCGCAAGGACCGGTTCGGGGCGTGGGCGCTGCGCACCATGCCCCCGGCGCTGTGGGTGCGGACCCCGGTGCGCGAGCTCGCGCTCCTGCAGATCCCGGTCACGCGGTTCTACGCGGACAAGCTCATCGTCGCGGGACTGGGCCTCATCGCCGTCCCCGCCGCGACCGCCCTGTACGCGGCGATGGGCCTGCGGCTGCCGGTCACCATCCCGGCCGTCGCGTCCCTGGCCCTCGCGGCGCTGCTGTTCTTCACCCCGAATGCCGCCGTCGCCCGGGACGCGAAGCAGGCGCGCGGGCAGTTCCGGCGCGCGCTCGCGCTCTACCTCGACCTCGTCGCCGTCGAGCGGCGCTCCGGCGCCGGGGTGCGGCCGGCGATGGAGGCCGCGGCCGACGTCGCGGACTCCTGGGTGTTCCGCCGCCTCGGTGAGGTGCTGCGGCGCACGCAGTGGTCGGGCCAGCCGCCGTGGGACGCGCTCGAGCAGATGGCCGACGAGCTCGGCCTGCCCGAGCTGAAGGACTTCGCCGACATCGTCGGGCTCTCCGCGACACAAGGCGCAGCCGCCTACGACCACCTGCGGGCCCGGTCCGCCGCCCTGCGCTCGGCGATCCTCTCCGAGGACCTGACGGCCGCCAACAACATCGGCGAGCGCATGGCGATCCCGAGCTCGCTGCTCGGCGTGATCTTCATGGCCCTCCTCATCGCCCCGGCCGTCCTACGGATGGCCCTGCCCACCTGA
- a CDS encoding type II secretion system F family protein, translated as MIPQLADPLLPGLFGALVAVGLFLVVWGYVPRPEGVRTSVGRTSPLGRVTHRTWVLAGAGLAAGVVVWAFTHWVLAVVVAPIAALGLPSLLTAAPAKARIARLEALEEWTRSLSGVLVAGVGLEQALVSTLRSAPTVLEPQLRLLTARLNARWSTEAALRAFADDLDDATGDLVAANLILAARRRGAGLATVLASLADSVAADVRSRRQIEADRAKPRATARWVTIISAGVLLVLTFSGQYVQPFSTPLGQVVLALLLAAYVATLVWLKRLSNGEEVPRVMGASARVAR; from the coding sequence ATGATCCCGCAGCTCGCCGACCCGCTGCTGCCCGGCCTCTTCGGCGCGCTCGTCGCCGTCGGGCTGTTCCTCGTCGTGTGGGGGTACGTCCCGCGGCCCGAGGGGGTACGTACCTCCGTTGGCCGGACGTCCCCCCTCGGGCGGGTCACGCACCGCACCTGGGTACTGGCCGGTGCGGGGCTCGCGGCCGGTGTCGTCGTGTGGGCGTTCACGCACTGGGTCCTTGCCGTCGTCGTCGCGCCGATCGCCGCGCTCGGGCTGCCGTCCCTCCTGACCGCGGCGCCGGCCAAGGCACGGATCGCCAGGCTCGAGGCGCTCGAGGAGTGGACGCGGTCGCTGTCCGGCGTCCTGGTTGCCGGAGTCGGCCTGGAGCAGGCGCTCGTCTCGACGCTCCGCTCGGCGCCCACGGTGCTCGAGCCGCAGCTCCGGCTGCTGACCGCTCGCCTCAACGCCCGCTGGTCCACCGAGGCCGCCCTGCGCGCGTTCGCCGACGACCTCGACGACGCGACGGGCGACCTCGTCGCCGCGAACCTCATCCTCGCCGCCCGACGTCGCGGCGCAGGGCTCGCCACGGTGCTGGCGTCGCTGGCCGACTCCGTCGCCGCGGACGTGCGGTCGCGCCGGCAGATCGAGGCCGACCGGGCCAAGCCGCGCGCGACCGCGCGCTGGGTCACGATCATCAGCGCCGGGGTGCTGCTGGTGCTGACGTTCTCCGGGCAGTACGTCCAGCCGTTCTCGACGCCGCTGGGCCAGGTCGTCCTCGCGCTCCTGCTGGCCGCCTACGTCGCCACCTTGGTGTGGCTCAAGCGGCTGTCGAACGGTGAGGAGGTCCCCCGCGTGATGGGGGCGTCCGCCAGGGTTGCCCGATGA
- a CDS encoding CpaF family protein — MTAIDGRVPRVEYGTGPAIDWALVARLRATASEQLSEQVSGMQDRLDAPVQQELGRSIIVGLIESEMADRVRAGRPGWSPGEQRALQHAVFDALFRLGRLQSLVDDDEVESVHISGHDKVVLERTDGSVVLAPPVADSDEELIDFLVFLASRSQVNARTFSPAQPRLHMRLDDGSRLAATAWVTLRPEITIRRHRLITAMLPDLVARGLMTPLAASFLAAAVKAHKSIVVTGAQGAGKTTLMRALCAEIDFFEIIGTFETEYELHLHEFPERHLLVRPWEARPGTGELLPDGRQAGEFTLNEELFDSFRFGLSRQIVGEVRGPEIWVMIKAMESGHGSLSTTHSRNARLAIDKLITCAMEAGPHVTEQNAAKKLAQTIDLIVHLDLARHTLPDGTVTKRRRVSEIVSVQRGEGPLGIAFQDVFALDVDRQVAVPNVLPDDFDDLADHGFDLGAFRLLGHREQGDVR, encoded by the coding sequence ATGACCGCGATCGACGGCCGCGTGCCGCGCGTCGAGTACGGCACCGGTCCTGCCATCGACTGGGCGCTCGTCGCTCGCCTGCGCGCCACCGCGTCCGAGCAGCTCTCGGAGCAGGTCTCCGGGATGCAGGACCGGCTCGACGCACCGGTCCAGCAGGAGCTCGGCCGGTCGATCATCGTCGGGCTCATCGAGTCCGAGATGGCCGACCGGGTACGTGCGGGCAGGCCCGGCTGGTCACCGGGCGAGCAGCGTGCCCTGCAGCACGCGGTGTTCGACGCGCTGTTCCGGCTCGGGCGCCTGCAGTCGCTGGTCGACGACGATGAGGTCGAGAGCGTCCACATCTCGGGTCACGACAAGGTCGTCCTGGAACGGACGGACGGGTCGGTCGTGCTGGCGCCTCCGGTCGCTGACTCGGACGAGGAGCTCATCGACTTCCTGGTGTTTCTCGCGTCGCGGTCCCAGGTCAACGCCCGCACGTTCTCTCCCGCCCAGCCGCGCCTGCACATGCGGCTCGACGATGGCTCGCGTCTCGCGGCGACCGCGTGGGTGACCCTGCGGCCCGAGATCACGATCCGGCGCCACCGGCTCATCACCGCGATGCTGCCCGACCTCGTGGCCCGCGGCCTGATGACGCCGCTGGCCGCGTCCTTCCTCGCCGCGGCCGTCAAGGCGCACAAGTCGATCGTCGTCACCGGCGCCCAGGGGGCGGGCAAGACCACGTTGATGCGGGCGCTGTGCGCCGAGATCGACTTCTTCGAGATCATCGGCACCTTCGAGACGGAGTACGAGCTGCACCTGCACGAGTTCCCGGAGCGGCACCTGCTCGTGCGCCCCTGGGAAGCGAGACCGGGCACGGGCGAGCTGCTGCCCGACGGCCGTCAGGCGGGCGAGTTCACGCTCAACGAGGAGCTGTTCGACTCGTTCCGGTTCGGCCTGTCCCGGCAGATCGTCGGTGAGGTCCGCGGGCCGGAGATCTGGGTGATGATCAAGGCGATGGAGTCGGGCCACGGCTCGTTGTCGACGACGCACTCGCGCAACGCGCGCCTGGCGATCGACAAGCTCATCACGTGCGCGATGGAGGCCGGCCCGCACGTCACGGAGCAGAACGCGGCCAAGAAGCTCGCGCAGACGATCGACCTCATCGTCCACCTCGACCTCGCCCGCCACACGCTGCCCGACGGCACCGTCACCAAGCGGCGCCGCGTCTCCGAGATCGTCTCCGTGCAGCGCGGCGAGGGTCCGCTCGGGATCGCGTTCCAGGACGTGTTCGCTCTCGACGTCGACCGTCAGGTGGCCGTCCCGAACGTGCTGCCCGACGACTTCGACGACCTCGCCGACCACGGCTTCGACCTCGGCGCGTTCCGTCTGCTCGGCCACCGAGAGCAGGGGGACGTCCGATGA
- a CDS encoding SAF domain-containing protein, producing the protein MTSTTTRPSTTPVEDPHAGTPPKLVRRPIAIAAGAVVALAGGLGAGWLWNTLTNVDEILVLVDDVPRGSVIEAGDLGVATLNADPLLKPVPASSRDDVVGKRAAVDLSAGSLLTPTSTTDEMRPAAGRSLVPIELTPAQATGLGLQVGDAVKVVDTPEARAENVGNPASTSALVALIGVTERTGATVVSLEVPSTEAGVLAARIATGNVALVLESRER; encoded by the coding sequence ATGACCAGCACGACGACGCGACCGAGCACGACTCCCGTCGAGGACCCGCACGCGGGGACCCCGCCGAAGCTCGTGCGGCGCCCGATCGCGATCGCCGCAGGCGCGGTCGTCGCGCTCGCCGGCGGCCTCGGCGCCGGCTGGCTGTGGAACACCCTGACGAACGTCGACGAGATCCTCGTCCTCGTCGATGACGTGCCACGGGGATCGGTGATCGAGGCGGGCGACCTCGGGGTCGCGACCCTCAACGCCGACCCTCTCCTCAAGCCCGTCCCCGCGTCCTCGCGCGACGACGTCGTCGGCAAGCGCGCGGCGGTCGATCTCAGCGCCGGCTCTCTGCTCACCCCGACGTCGACGACCGACGAGATGCGGCCGGCGGCCGGCCGGTCCCTCGTCCCGATCGAACTGACACCGGCGCAGGCGACCGGCCTGGGCCTTCAGGTCGGTGACGCGGTCAAGGTCGTCGACACGCCCGAGGCGAGGGCCGAGAACGTCGGCAACCCCGCCAGCACGAGCGCCCTCGTCGCGCTGATCGGCGTCACGGAGCGCACCGGCGCCACTGTCGTCTCGCTCGAGGTGCCCAGCACCGAGGCGGGCGTGCTCGCCGCCCGGATCGCCACGGGGAACGTGGCGCTCGTCCTGGAATCGAGGGAGCGCTGA